Proteins encoded by one window of Pseudonocardia alni:
- a CDS encoding Pecanex-like protein 1: protein MRSSTSRSRTIAVTALALGLLVAGPAAYAAGAASADRSDRPANVASGPYDSTGSSGGSGSSEGDSGSGSSSGGGEHDHAGHTGSGSSGSGSSGSGSSGSGDGSGDSAGAGAGGGSADQGSGSAGDEPDAGDGEKKGAPSALDILAVDCSGSRLTAHDGFQKAPRCVSTAFGEVADADRSPSLLITQAPTTVRPGESFRLTVSTRNLVRDRFLPAAQGGYYAEASLLDGQGLQRGHFHTACRILPDPGEAPDSSPDPLFFQATEDGGGGARPDSVTIDVPGVEQAGELQCSSWAGDGSHRTPMMQRANQTPAFDSVRIEVG, encoded by the coding sequence ATGAGATCCTCCACCAGCCGCAGCAGGACGATCGCGGTCACCGCGCTCGCCCTGGGCCTGCTCGTCGCCGGGCCCGCCGCCTACGCCGCCGGGGCCGCCTCCGCCGACCGGAGCGACCGGCCGGCGAACGTCGCCTCCGGGCCGTACGACTCGACCGGTTCGTCCGGAGGGTCCGGCTCGTCCGAGGGTGACTCCGGATCCGGGAGTTCCTCCGGGGGCGGGGAGCACGACCACGCCGGGCACACGGGCTCCGGCTCGTCGGGCTCCGGCTCGTCGGGCTCCGGCTCATCGGGCTCCGGTGACGGGTCCGGTGACAGCGCCGGGGCCGGGGCCGGTGGCGGCTCGGCCGACCAGGGTTCCGGCAGCGCGGGGGACGAGCCCGACGCGGGCGACGGGGAGAAGAAGGGCGCGCCGTCGGCGCTCGACATCCTCGCCGTCGACTGCTCCGGCAGCCGGCTCACCGCCCACGACGGCTTCCAGAAGGCGCCCCGCTGCGTGTCCACCGCGTTCGGCGAGGTCGCCGACGCCGACCGCAGTCCGTCGCTGCTCATCACCCAGGCCCCGACGACGGTCCGGCCCGGGGAGTCGTTCCGCCTGACCGTCAGCACCCGGAACCTGGTCCGCGACCGGTTCCTCCCCGCGGCCCAGGGCGGCTACTACGCCGAGGCGTCCCTGCTCGACGGCCAGGGACTCCAGCGCGGCCACTTCCACACCGCCTGCCGGATCCTGCCCGACCCGGGCGAGGCACCGGACTCGTCGCCCGATCCGCTGTTCTTCCAGGCCACCGAGGACGGCGGTGGAGGGGCACGGCCGGACAGCGTCACGATCGACGTGCCCGGCGTCGAACAGGCCGGCGAGCTGCAGTGCTCGTCGTGGGCGGGGGACGGGTCGCACCGCACCCCGATGATGCAGCGGGCCAACCAGACGCCCGCGTTCGACTCGGTCCGGATCGAGGTGGGCTGA
- a CDS encoding DUF6529 family protein, translating into MSPRARHADRELTDPVGFAPVSADIPNPRGPEHSGGWAAVAEPSWAPDHDPGGGADRWAGTADRRRDAVAGDLFTPTGPLTPPPGGGSGTHGVATPRRPAPDAGAARPGRPRRAAGDDPPSAWSAGADDTAWSGSTPGRSRPAGADRLHRSDDADHRGRPAGTADHPDAYEPLAGYAEPGRYDRTGYGTGDGAAAGADVRTGAPAEDPAAAYRERPARPARPAVRDRADGDDGPARRPGRRGPGRRRSRATAPDPARARRRPDAEAAHDVAVPAEGLSWRVVAVPVVVGSLVAVALGVWARQHVGTGVAVNLAGFSSGAAAKAWLGSAALVLAVVQGVTGRMMMRGYADPVTAVAHRWSGRAAVLVTVPVAVQCLYAFGWSGATTSALLHSALGCLFYGAFVTKMLLLRRPGVPGWLLAVAGGVLLAVLAGVWSTSALWFFAGHGLSF; encoded by the coding sequence ATGTCCCCCCGCGCGCGGCACGCGGACCGCGAGCTCACCGACCCGGTCGGGTTCGCCCCGGTCTCCGCGGACATCCCGAACCCCCGCGGCCCCGAGCACAGCGGCGGCTGGGCCGCCGTTGCGGAGCCGTCCTGGGCACCCGACCACGACCCCGGCGGCGGCGCGGACCGGTGGGCGGGCACCGCCGACCGTCGCCGCGACGCCGTCGCGGGTGACCTGTTCACCCCGACCGGCCCGCTCACCCCGCCCCCGGGCGGCGGCTCGGGCACCCACGGGGTCGCCACGCCGCGCCGCCCGGCGCCCGACGCCGGGGCCGCGCGTCCCGGCCGCCCGCGCCGGGCCGCCGGTGACGACCCGCCGTCCGCATGGTCCGCGGGCGCCGACGACACGGCCTGGTCCGGGAGCACCCCCGGCCGCTCCCGGCCCGCCGGTGCGGACCGGCTGCACCGGTCCGACGACGCCGACCACCGCGGCCGGCCGGCAGGCACGGCCGACCACCCCGACGCCTACGAACCGCTCGCCGGCTACGCCGAACCCGGCCGCTACGACCGGACGGGCTACGGGACGGGCGACGGGGCGGCCGCCGGTGCCGACGTCCGCACCGGCGCCCCGGCCGAGGACCCGGCTGCCGCGTACCGCGAGCGCCCCGCACGCCCCGCACGCCCCGCCGTCCGCGACCGGGCCGACGGCGACGACGGCCCCGCCCGCCGGCCCGGTCGGCGCGGCCCCGGCCGTCGACGGTCCCGCGCGACGGCACCCGACCCGGCGCGGGCCCGTCGCCGCCCCGACGCCGAGGCGGCCCACGACGTCGCGGTCCCGGCGGAGGGCCTGTCGTGGCGGGTCGTCGCCGTCCCCGTCGTGGTCGGGTCGCTGGTCGCGGTCGCGCTCGGCGTCTGGGCCCGCCAGCACGTCGGCACCGGCGTCGCGGTCAACCTCGCCGGCTTCTCCAGCGGCGCCGCGGCCAAGGCGTGGCTCGGTTCGGCCGCCCTGGTCCTCGCGGTCGTCCAGGGCGTCACCGGCCGGATGATGATGCGCGGCTACGCCGACCCGGTCACCGCGGTCGCGCACCGCTGGTCGGGCCGCGCCGCGGTGCTGGTGACCGTGCCCGTCGCCGTGCAGTGCCTCTACGCGTTTGGCTGGTCCGGCGCGACGACGTCGGCGCTGCTGCACTCCGCGCTCGGCTGCCTGTTCTACGGCGCGTTCGTCACCAAGATGCTGCTCCTGCGCCGCCCCGGCGTGCCCGGGTGGCTGCTCGCCGTCGCGGGCGGGGTGCTGCTCGCGGTCCTCGCCGGGGTCTGGTCGACCTCGGCGCTGTGGTTCTTCGCCGGCCACGGCCTGTCGTTCTGA